The Erigeron canadensis isolate Cc75 chromosome 4, C_canadensis_v1, whole genome shotgun sequence genome window below encodes:
- the LOC122597156 gene encoding uncharacterized protein LOC122597156 — protein sequence MESVIYMSECAPHQRVKYVVGSLTDKALTWWNTLLRAKGRTAAVAMPWGEFKELMLKKFCSGVEVNRLEREFEELKMTRAEHTKYTSRFEELSRLVPHLVTPDSKGIQKDDPTSMHEAVLRSKAITDELVQSGVLSKSSEKRKDWGETSKWRGDKKDKRAKTGKVYAATEMVQKGYVGPHPLCGKCYLHHLPTSPCKTCFNCQRFGHLARDCRAPRVQAAPLNVAPLNAIPPNARNLQGNRGTCYECGSTDHYRNTCPRLNRQPAPATVNRNQLQIAGPSPPRANQGQQARGRVFALNAVEAANDPNVVTGTFFLNDHVATVLFDSGADYSFMSTNFLCNLNVPTCYLHTCYEIEVASGKLARLDRVVPKCILTLEGYSFYIDLIPFGMGSFDVIVGMDWLSRVDVSIVCHAKILKIPMSDGYVLEIHGERTETIGQHLKSATDKVAKISDIPIVCDFLDVFPDDVVGLPPPRQVEFRIDLVPDAMPIAKTSYRLAPFVLQELATQLQELQDKGFIQPISSP from the exons ATGGAGTCTGTGATTTATATGAGTGAGTGTGCGCCACATCAGAGGGTCAAGTATGTAGTTGGATCCCTTACTGATAAAGCTTTGACATGGTGGAACACTCTATTGAGAGCTAAGGGAAGGACTGCTGCTGTAGCTATGCCGTGGGGAgagtttaaggaattaatgttgAAGAAGTTTTGTTCAGGAGTGGAAGTTAATAGGTTGGAAAGGGAATTCGAAGAACTCAAGATGACTAGAGCTGAGCACACAAAGTACACTAGTCGATTTGAAGAGTTGTCCAGGCTTGTTCCGCATCTGGTGACACCGGACTCCAAGGGTATTCAGAA GGACGACCCCACTTCTATGCATGAAGCAGTGTTGAGATCTAAGGCTATTACAGATGAGTTGGTTCAAAGTGGAGTTCTAAGTAAGTCCAGTGAGAAGAGGAAGGATTGGGGGGAAACAAGCAAATGGAGGGGTGACAAGAAGGATAAGAGGGCCAAGACTGGGAAAGTGTATGCAGCGACTGAGATGGTTCAGAAGGGTTATGTGGGCCCGCACCCCCTATGTGGCAAGTGTTATCTGCACCATTTGCCAACATCACCATgtaagacttgtttcaactgtCAGAGGTTTGGCCATCTTGCAAGAGACTGTAGAGCACCACGAGTACAAGCAGCCCCACTGAATGTTGCACCGTTGAATGCCATCCCACCTAATGCCAGAAACCTTCAAGGTAACCGAGGAACTTGTTATGAGTGTGGGAGCACTGACCACTATCGTAACACATGCCCCCGACTTAACCGACAGCCAGCCCCAGCAACAGTGAACCGTAACCAGCTGCAGATTGCCGGTCCATCTCCACCAAGAGCAAACCAGGGTCAGCAAGCCAGAGGTCGAGTCTTTGCCCTAAACGCTGTGGAAGCTGCAAATGATCCTAACGTTGTCACTGGTACATTTTTTCTGAACGATCATGTtgctactgtgttattcgattcTGGAGCCGACTATAGCTTTATGTCCACTAACTTTCTGTGTAACTTAAATGTGCCAACCTGTTACTTGCATACTTGTTATGAGATTGAGGTAGCTAGTGGTAAACTAGCTAGGCTAGACAGGGTAGTGCCTAAGTGTATACTTACTTTAGAGGGCTACTCGTTCTATATTGATTTGATTCCTTTCGGAATGGGTAGTTTTGATGTTATAGTtgggatggattggttgtccCGTGTGGATGTATCCATCGTATGCCACGCCAAAATCCTTAAGATACCTATGAGTGACGGTTATGTATTAGAAATTCATGGTGAACGAACAGAAACTATTGGCCAACACCTTAAGAGTGCTACCGATAAAGTAGCCAAGATTTCTGACATTCCTATCGTATGCGACTTCCTTGATGTTTTTCCTGATGATGTGGTGGGATTACCCCCACCTCGGCAAGTCGAGTTTCGCATTGATCTAGTACCCGACGCTATGCCAATAGCGAAAACATCGTACCGTTTGGCTCCTTTCGTATTGCAAGAACTAGCAACACAATTGCAAGAATTACAAGATAAGGGATTCATTCAACCGATTTCTTCGCCTTAA